The genomic window TTGAGAGGTTTGGACACCGATGCGAGGCGGCCGCTAGAGGCCCTGCCAAGCCCATCCCTTCACATCAGCTTCCGCGGCATCTTTGGGATGCTGAGTTTCCTCTCTCCCTTGAATCGTCCTTTCTGGTTCCCTCCAGAGCCCACCAGCATTCCTGACACTTCATCTTAACTTCTCAGGGTCTGAGCTATGCCCTGTCCTCTCGGCGTGTGAGAGGCTGGAACCACATAGTGAGCATACAAAATGTTTTATCACAGAGTGGTTCATCATGGAatcgtttgggttggaagggacctttaaagctCACCCAGTCCAACCCTGTACAGTGAGTGGGGACATCTTcagctagagcaggttgctcaggttGACAAAAGCCTGGTTTGACCCTTAGCTGAATCAAGGGGAGCACTGAGATAATTCATACAGATGCCAGGATTCTGTTGAGATCATCTATTACCAGCCCATATCTTTACTTCAGCCTTTgaacaaaaaagcagcatttatttcCTGGACTGACAGATCTGTAGGAAAGTCAGTCTGGTGCCCTGCCTGGTTTCTCAGTGTGTATCTTGCAATTTTATGCTCACCGAGGCTAAAGTAAACTTTATTGCACTTTTGTGTTTGGCATTTACATCCTGTTTATGTAAATTCTTCAAACAGCTTGATTTGTAGTAGAGAAAAACAATTCTTGCTGtatctttttgtcttttgaagTGTCCATCCACTCTGGAAGAGGAGAACTTGTATGGAAATTAAGTAATTTGTCTGGATGTTTTTGTGAGCCTTAACTTTGCAGTCTTCCAACAGATTCTGGTCTTGTCATTATCAAACCTCAGACTGCAAGTTTTATGCACTCATTTTTCTGCTTGGGTCTTAAAATTTTGGCTGCATGACACTGACTGAAAGGATAGGGCTAGGCTAGAAATTATTACTAAGATTTGGGAACTGTTTCTCGTGTGTATGAATCTTATTATTAAGATTTGGGAACTGTTTTTTGTGTGTATCACCTTGGTCAAGTGCAAAATGACAACTGCACTGGGGTTTTGAGCAGCAGTGGTGGACTGGGTTTGGTAGGACTGTTCTGACAAACCATTTGTGCTGTGCTCATCCCTGAAAGCTGAAAGGGAGCTACAAAAAATGCAGGATAATTTTGGTCTCCTCACAGCCTGTGTGTTCAAATTTAAACTATAGGACAGGGCCAAGAAGGTTGGAAACAAGATCTGGGGATAGCATCTCTTGTGTCCCCAACACTTGTCATCATTCAGTCCTCGCAGCTTGTCCTGAAAAGCTTTCCAAGACAGCAGCTGTCACTGGACACTTGTCTGCACCAAACACAACAGGGCACCTGCCACAACTTggatttttcagcctgaagCTGCCTCTGCACCAGACTCTGAAGCCAGAGAGGTCTGTCCATGAGGGGATCTCAAGTGAAGCCAGAGAAGGTGACGGTGACATTCCACTGGCTGCGGCCCCAGTAGTGCCCGGGAGTCGCTCTGTGACCCTCTGTTACCATTTTGAGTTCACCACGGTTCAGTTCAGTTGGATCAAATCTCCCTAAAAATAGGGCCCTACTCCAGACTGGGTGGGTGCATTGCAGTACAAGTGGataggggaaaggaaaaaagtgcaaaacAATGTGGGGTGTTATGTGAGGAATAAAAAATGCTCCTGAAAATACTTTCCATTTCATCTGAGCTGTCATTCCTTCCTATGCCCCCTCCTCTGTATTAATTCTCCCTTCTAATTTTCGCTTCTTGTTGCCAAAAACCGGTGATTTTAAGGCAACAGCTTTCTCATAATATTAACACACTGAGCCAGGTATGCAAAGGGAAATTGTTTATTCAGGAGTGTCTTCCAGCAGGAAGCAAAGAGCCAGGAGGTAATTTGCCTGTGGGAGGGGAAAAGAGCAGCCAGATACAGGGAGGACACTGTTATTTAGGAAGGGCTTTAGGGTCTGACCACATGCTGCATATTTTAAGCCCCAGGGCCAGCCTGGGCCCGCCCCTTAGGTGGGACATCTGGATAAGGTAATGCTAACCTTGCCTTGAAACAGGGAAAGCACAGACAGTTTAATTTGCAATTTGAACAGGAACCATCTGAACATGATGGTCCCACCACATTCCCATGGATCACATGGACTGgaaatggcttttattttgtaGAGGTCTGAGGAGCACAGGGGTGTTTTGTCCACATTTGGCTATTGTCAGTACACACAAACTAAGGGCAAAAtgagctctgctctcctttACATCTCCAGCTGTGACAGCAGAAGAGTCAAGCAGGTGTAAGGGGAGATGTTCTGtggtgtgaggagctgcaggaggctgcagcagagcacagctgaagCACACTGGCCTCTGTAGCCAGTGGCATATATGGAGACCTCCTTAGTGTGCTGTAAACAGAGATTCTGTGGTCCAGATAACCATACAATTTCTATGGGGGTGAGGGAATCTTAGAGACAAGTCTAAATCTCGAAGATGTGTCTGAATCCATAATGCCAGGCCTTTGCTGCTCTGTATCACATCCTTCACACAGGCAGATTCTTTACCCCGCTGGCTGTGGCAAGGGAGGGGATGTTCCTCAGGAAGGAGGCTGAGAAAATGTAAAATCCTATTTCAAGTATCTTATCCAGGTTTCATTTCTGAGAGATTAGAACTTGATGACTCCTGACTGtttcctgctcccactgcagtgCTGGTCCCAGGGACCAGCTGTAGCTACAGCTACCTCTGTTGGGATATGACTTTGAGGAGAAGAGTGGAAATATCAGCAAGGGAGAGTGAATGCAtctgtcccaggctggctgcagggcagctcttCAGAAAGTGGACTCAGGATGGATCTCTAGTGTTCATTTCATTGTCTTTAATCAGCCAGGTAGTTAAAGATGGTGAACAGAAGATGCAGGAGCTTTGATCCTTTAAAAGGGGTGTTTGCCTGGTGGCCTCCAGGGAGCTTTTTGTTGTGGACGTTGATTTTCAGCCAGGTATGTCTGGAAATCTTTTTCCTGCAATTGTACAGCATGTTTATTACTAACAGAGGTTGGAGCTGCAAGGTGCACAGCAGATGGTGTTTGGGAAATGGGCGTCTCCTTCTGGGACATGCCACGTCCACAACTCACTTTATACAGCACGTGCCTCTTCATGTAAGTTATCCACTCGCTCATGCTGTCTATAACGATGGGGATGAGGCTCACCACCCCTCCATAGCGATGCCTTGCTTCTTCCAAGCTCAGGTAATTCACAACACCGTGGGGGTAGCTGTGGGACAGAGGGAAACAATTGGCAGAGGAGTCCCAGCAGTGCAACCCTGGGAGCCACCCTCAGACCCCCCACGGAAGAGCAGGATTGCACAGCCAGCCATTTCccaaaaacagaaaagcatggATAGAACTGCATGTTGAGGAATGAGTCCTGCCAAAAACCACCCTGGCATAGATCTGGAAGTCTTGGAGAGGACATACAGACACTTGCCCTGCAGAAATTAGCTCtgtgcagaggaggagcaggaggcaggagcaggtaACCTGCCTGAGCACTGCACAGACCTCAGGGCGTGCCATGCACCAGCAAGAAGGATGGACAAACAACCCAGCAGTCTTTGTGCATGGATATGGCAGTGTTTTCCCAACAGCTGGAACAGGAACCTAGGGAAGACCTTGTGGCAGAACTGGTGGAGAAGCCAGGTGGGAATGTGCAGTGCCAGTCCCGCAGCACTGACAGTCGAGCgccaggagctgagctgaggAGGCACCTACGTGGCTCGGATGGCAGTGAAGTCGTTGCTGTCGTTAAGGAGCACTTTGCACTTCTCCAAAAGGCCATTGCTCACGCTGTCGCCAGGGTGCACCGTTTCCAGCTTCTGGCAGAGGCTGCGGAGATCGTTGCAGATGGAGATGAACATGTTGAGGATGCGCCTGTCTGTGGCATTGTAACAGTGGTGGTCCTTGTAGCACTGGACCTGCATAGGGGGAAAACCAGGGGTCAGTGGTGTTAAACTGCACTGAATTTGTGCTGCAAAGCTGCTCAGGTTAgtgaggagaagctgctgtctCTTGTGGCTCTGAGTGTGAGCACTATGGGATGTTTGCTCGTCATTCCTCGTGCCTGAGGAAGGCTGGAGTAAGGAATCTGTGCATCGGCACACAGAGCCTTCCTCACCTTAGAGGTCTAGGAGTGCACAGCCAAACCCAGCTGTGCTCgcagcactgcaggaacagGCTGAGTGTGGGGTCTTCTGtctgctccctctgccccagccacagctgcctgggcagagcagggtgggaagtGAGGGCAGCCACCAAACTGGGAATGGTTTGGAGTGATGTGCTTGCATCACGCATCCTTCACGGGTCTTTATCTGGCACATGACTGCAAACTCAACCCATTTAACCTAAATTGCCCTGGCTAACCTGCTAGAGCAATGCTATTCCCTGCTTGCCCTGAGCAGTTGTGTTACTCAGAGTGATGGCATTGCATGAGGAAATGTTATGCCAAGGGATTAAGTATCATCTCCAAAGAAATTACAGGCTCTTCAGAATATGAATTCTGAGTGGCTGGttggcagccagagctgggctccAACACCTTCAGTGCTTTCTGTAAGATTCCAAGACAAGAGGGAAGTAGTTCCAACATGGATACAGTCTCCGCATACAGAGAAGCCATGAACGTGCTTGGCCAAATTCTCAGCAGgtttgtaagaaaaataaaaaatggccCCCAAGAGTCCATTTCCACTACAGATTCCTCCTTCCACACTCTTTGCTGAGTGCTGTGTCCTTGCGAGTGGCAGGATTTTTtactgctgctgtgagcagaaaCAGTCCTAAGGAGAGTATCCATTTAGCCTGGATGTTCACCAGTGGGATAACAGGACCTCTTGTTGTCCACATCAACAACAGAGAGTTAGTGTACCTGAGTGACCAGGACAGGGACCAGGACTACAGGAACAACTTGCAAGGGCTGTCCAGCTCTGCACAAGCCAGACTTTATACCCTGCTCCATGTAGAAATCTTTAAAGAGCTGTTGCCATTGCCTGACTGTGGTGTGCACTCCCACCTTTCCACGTTCCTatgctctcctctcctccttgaGAAATGCCATCGCTCCATGCTAAAAATGCTGCCACATAAAACTGCTGGGGGCTGGAAATTTAGCCATGTTCCAGTGCAatatcattttatttctgtagtgtCTATGTTTCTATGCAAAGAGAGCTGGCAGTCAAGTCAGCCGTAGGCTGAGACCacacacatttctgtgtttgctgcttttattcttgTGCCCTCCCATGGCAAATTAAAAATAGGGAGAATGGCAGTAAACTCAAATGGGTGCCTGCTTTTGTCACCAGTGAAGTTTCTTCGGTAGAGGTTTGGATTCTGCTCAGTGCATCACCAGGGTGTGCTGCACCAAttgctccctgtccttcccagtaatttgctcttttccctttcccaccttccCCCTCAGGAGCAGAGTTTGCCACCGATGATTTCCTGGGTTGTGTCACAGAGGAGGCTGTGCATCCACACAATTCTGAGGTCACCACCCACCAGGTTTCACCCGCACCACGAGCAGCCCTTCTACCTCTGCCAAGAAGCACCACTGGGATATCAGTGCTTCTAAAAACAGCATAATGTTACACAACATctcaatgggaaaaaaatggctcAGTGCAATGTCTGTCACAATCCTCTTCAATGCAATGAGCAAAGCCCTTATATGAGGGAGAGGCAGCCCTTGGAAAAGATAACCAGCTCATTCTGTGTCCTAATCCTGACAGCAGCCTGGCTGTCACTCTGCCTTTGGCATCCGAGTTTTGTGCCCGAGTTCTGATGCCTCAAATTCACAATTCTgattttgtttagatttttcttcccccttctgTCTCCAGGTGGTCGAAGTTCTACCTTTAAGTACACCATGTTATAAAAATTCCAAGACAATTCACTTACCAGCCCAGAAAACCCCTTGCCCACTTGGGACTTTCAGCCCTCAATCCATCATCCTCCCTCTGTAACACAgccattatttttaataagcacTATAGAAAGATACAGCAGCACCGATACCAGGGGGAAGAGCCAGACATGCTGCTTCCTACAAGTTAAGGATTACAGATTCCATGtgtggctggggaaggaggcTTGGTTTGATTGTTTTCTTGTGCCCTATATTTctggctgtgccccagcagtgctAAACTAAACCAgaaagtgctgctcagcaatgAGATTCCTGCCGCGATAATGGGAAGCCCTCACAGGTGCTTCTCTCCTCACATCTCGAGTTATACACAAACGTTACCGGAGAGCTTTTGTCCGTCCTCCCTCAGTAAAAACATTTCTTCGTCCCTGAACTGGCCCCGGGTGCCCGCCAGCCTCGTGTTGTCCCTGTTCTCACGGGCAGAGAGCACTTGGTGCTGAATGCTTTGTACCTGGGTGATGGATGACACAGGTCTGACCAAGTCATGGGCTTCCTCCCGGGTGTGTTCCAGTGCTCTGACAAatgaaaactgctgctgctggaagagcttGTAGTTCTGCTCTATCTTTCTTAGGGTCTCCACTACCTCGTTCATGTTTGCTTCTTTCTGGATCTGGGGcgaaaaggagagaaaggaagctgCTTTTTGGAAATTATGCAATTCTACGTCTCGCCTGACTTGGAATTGTGTAGGTTAGTGGAAAagttacaaaggaaaaaaaaaagtaaaaagcgGGAAAAACAGGAGATATATTGTGCCAAAGCCCTGCAGTCCCAGAGCCCCAAGCAGTAAGTCAATGAGTTAGTAATGATGCTGCAAAAAGAGGCAGAGAACCCAGAGGGGAGCACTGACAATCAGATGCCATAAACCCTAGTGGGTCTATTGTAAAGATAATGCGGCAATGCATCAACCGcgcggctgcggcggggccgcggggagccGTGGCTCCTCTTATCGCTGTAAAACCATCGCCCCAGCGGCTTCAAAGCTCTCCCGTTCACGGGAGCCGGCCGAGCATGCAGCGCtcgccggcggggccggggccggggttAACCTGCCCCTCCTCAGAGGGCTGGTTTGGACCCTGGGGCTGGTTTGGACCCTGAGGAAAGAGCAGGAGCTCTCGGAGCAGCCTCGCCCGCATCCCCCACCCTCCTGAGCCCCCCGGCCCGTTCGTGCAGCGAGCCCTGCGGCTCCTACCggccggcgggcgggcgggggcggtgTGGCAGCTCCCCGGGAGCGGCCGGGCTGGCAGGGGTGGCCGGGCTGGGCGGGATGaccgggccgggctgggcgggATGACCGGGCCGCCAGCGCTGACCGCGGGCCCTCAGCCCCGCTGTTGCCGCGGCAACCGCGCCGCCGTCTCCCTGGCAACCGTCGCCGCTCGATGACGTTTCCCCGCTCCCTGTTGCAGTTAACGAGGCGGTGGCCACGCCCCCATGTGGAGCGAGGCCGTTCCTCGTCGCGCGGTGATGACGTTGCTTAGCAACGCGTCACGTTGCTAGGGGCGGCCATGGCGGAGGAGGCCGTGGCGGACGAGGGCCGGGCATGGCCGCCGCCCGCGGGCGCCTATGCGGAGGAGCGGGggctcttccagctcctgcaggtgaACGGGGACTCCCCGCCAGCCTCTCcgcggcgcgggggcggccggACGGGCACGGGGGAGGCGGAAAGGGGCACCGGCGAGCGCCCGATGCGGGCTCCTGTGGAAAGTGACGGGCGGGTGTCCGTGAGCGAGAAGCGGCCGTGGGCTCTCGCAGTTAATTGTTTTAATTGGCAGTTGCTGCGGCTCGTACGTGTCATTTGTTTTGCGGAAGAAAGTGGCAGCCTGAGGAAGAAAGGAGTCGGTGAAAGGCGAGGCGGGACGAGCAGGGGCGGAGAacggggaggaaaaggggggacAGTGACAAACGAGGTGCGGGAGGAACGCGGTGAAGAAGAGCGGGGCCGGTCACCGCCTGCTGATCAGTCCCCGGTTAAAACCCTTCCTCCTGCGTTCCTCTTGGGGCTGTTCGGGGACGGGTGTgtcaaaaataaaggaagaaaatggcaCTTGTGGAGTCGTTGTGATTTCGGCACGTAGCAaggctgctttccctgctgtaGAGAAGGGTGTGATTTGTTCTGTAGGTTCGGGAAAAGCCCTTGTGTCGTGCGTGGGGAGGTTTGTGTGAGGGACCGAAAGTTCTGGTGCTGTTCTCATAGGAGAACTTGCCGGAGAGCCTTCCCCTGCGTGCTGCTAACTCTTAACTCTGTTACAAAGTCATTTTCACTTGTTCAGATCTCACTGAAATACACACAcgtgtttatttcttttttttttttttttgtgcaatccttttttttcctctgtttattATGATTAGTGCGGTGTAGTAGttgtgattttttggggtttttttaatgcaatgctgtgttttgtaaGCTATGAGGCATTGAATGCAGCTGCAGGAACTCATATTACATAAAATGTTTCTGGGACTTACTCAGGGTcgtgttttcttttcatgtttcagtTGTGTTGGAGCAACATAATGACACAAACACAGCTTGAAATTGTTGTGCTAAAACatttacaaaacacaaaatgtaaaattactTGAGACCCAAAACATGAACCTGCCCCAGAGATTAGCAGAGCTACTCATGAAATTAAACTGAGTTTAGCAGAATTGAATAAAATTAAGGGTTTGAAGGTAGGATTTGGGCAAGAAACATTGACAGTGTCAATCACTGTCAGCCTGAATGTTTTTGAATTATAATAAACCCAGATTTTCTTAGgtctgttatttttaaaggtgCTGATAAGTGTAGTGCCAAATCCAAATTTTTTagtttaaagaaatgtttctgaaaagtaataatttttaaatgagcttccaataaaaatacaattttcgTAGTTTATGCTCTGTGCTACCCAGACCTTGAGGCATCAGAACTTGCACAATCACCAGTTTATAAACAAAATTGAGTGATTTAATTATTCTAATGAAGTGGatgaagtaggaaaaaaaatagcccaCTCTAATAAAAGACAATCAGTTGGTGAGGATATAAAATTTTATGGACTATACAGACTTTATGGAATTTACTTGCAAATATGAAAGCGTTATGACTGCTTTTTAGAAATAGATGTCTCTTCCAGCGTGAGCGTTTCTGCAGCTTATCTAAATTAGAACATTAGTTCTGTTTGATGTTTAGTTTTAATTACAGAACTCGTGGCTGTGCTGAAATGTCTTACTAGGAAATGTGTGGATTTCTCAGGgttgttctttttctgcctttgaagCCAAAATCCTCCCTGTAACCAGTGCAAGATCCCCACTGCTACGAGTGGGAACTGAAACAAGGCCCTGTATAAGCTCAAGGATTTAACATGAAAATGGGCTCCAAAGAGACATTCAAGGCAAGGCTTTTagcctttttttattcttttttttcccaccttctcCCCACTCCTTTTCATGAAGGAGACAAGgctggcacaggaacaggtGCAAAATGTGCTGTTTCTGTGAGTTTGGCTGGTGGGTTGTGTTCTCCACAGCTCTTGTCCGTTCTGTGCTCCTCTGGGTCAGCCAGAAACTCGTGGGAATGAGCTGGAGAAGGTTCAACTTGCCCTGCAGAGACACAAATTCAAGCTAATTCTGGTTTCCAAACTCCTTGTGTAGTTTTTATGTCAGTGCTGGCTCAACCATTATCAACCCCAGGCTGCTCGAGCCAAACCTTTCTGGTGTCCATATGTACCACAAATAAGCCAAAGCAAAtaggtggggggggggggttattGACAATTTTATGACCAGCTTCAGTTTTTCAGCATGTAAAATAGGTTCTGAAGTCTCAATTTGggctgtgaaagaaaataaataagcattTATAAGCTGTTTAGAATCCTCATTGTAACATTGCTGTAGAAATGCAAGATATCAtgactgcagagctgtgttaaATTTTCCTCTGACTTTGTCCTATTTATTTCCAGAACATGCTTGAAGAGCTATTGATTCATAAGCCAGATGATCCCATTGAGTTCATGATAAACCATTTAAAGCAGAACAACGA from Corvus moneduloides isolate bCorMon1 chromosome 21, bCorMon1.pri, whole genome shotgun sequence includes these protein-coding regions:
- the SPACA9 gene encoding sperm acrosome-associated protein 9 isoform X1, with protein sequence MNEVVETLRKIEQNYKLFQQQQFSFVRALEHTREEAHDLVRPVSSITQVQCYKDHHCYNATDRRILNMFISICNDLRSLCQKLETVHPGDSVSNGLLEKCKVLLNDSNDFTAIRATYPHGVVNYLSLEEARHRYGGVVSLIPIVIDSMSEWITYMKRHVLYKEKDFQTYLAENQRPQQKAPWRPPGKHPF
- the SPACA9 gene encoding sperm acrosome-associated protein 9 isoform X2 encodes the protein MNEVVETLRKIEQNYKLFQQQQFSFVRALEHTREEAHDLVRPVSSITQVQCYKDHHCYNATDRRILNMFISICNDLRSLCQKLETVHPGDSVSNGLLEKCKVLLNDSNDFTAIRATYPHGVVNYLSLEEARHRYGGVVSLIPIVIDSMSEWITYMKRHVLYKVSCGRGMSQKETPISQTPSAVHLAAPTSVSNKHAVQLQEKDFQTYLAENQRPQQKAPWRPPGKHPF